In one window of Henckelia pumila isolate YLH828 chromosome 1, ASM3356847v2, whole genome shotgun sequence DNA:
- the LOC140872916 gene encoding uncharacterized protein has translation MIKSILIRTLSKETFKTWMLIYKRRLKNSIEEFEDSEARFAIIVVSCPRAAVRVEDIIDNTVETVLLKIFTMSSNLGYRSCIYCLYSDLFRMQVSFGYSVYKCNSSTYFGWDKLRALKTEDEHDAWKKLQTHCEGSASVKKTRMRLITSKFEKMRMEESETIMEYNGRLKSLENEAFILGDPISNERLVSKVLRSVPKRFHTKVCAIDESKDISIMGLDELISSLRTYEMEMEAEYDTKGKFIAFQEVKDSDLAENSIALISKKFTDYLKVMKKKKKDVKSAQRSKFPRLPTSEKPQKPAATRGPRQRYEGMNVSLSDDDSEEEQEKINPLDVGSGVATPGRNTVQKSVCFVASNLDNSSDHEEQVADAYTLEDAVARLEVLMSKKDLELGLLNSELEREKTTPNKFNSSSSKLDSLSTMGNNDNFGLSFKESVFETDESFKTPMFVKEGSDSLNHPSTSSKGNWYFDSGISRHMTGLKDHLTDYIEQNEGTRSVDNCYQLGEELTCRHSKVDEFSLWHQKLEHVNFKIVKNLCKFEAVRGLPNLKSGVPYVCGACQKGKQTRVSHPILQHCGTIRCLELLHMVLMGPMEVESYRGKKYSLVCVDDFSRFTWVRFLREKSDTFDVFNKLFNKSTNLHALTVARIRTDHWKEFENSSFSSLCDKKGISQEFSAQKTPQQNGIVERKNMMLQEMARVMMSSKNISKRFWAKALNTTCYISNRVYLRSGSSMTSYEILMGKRPNLNYFHIFGCVCYVLNGKNHLAKFDFKSDKYLKKKTAEDNIEGLLEILHEEHSVVPDVSTPNTTLVPPKTVHEENSQNNEETEVSTEKYVPSKIQKNHPSSQIIGDVHGTRQTRAKDKVDYRKMVDFDPQDIRSEMGHKEPDVAAGVTTPKNPSSDPSLPLVSVPMEPVPLAVLMPGDPGNAIDLENPSDFSV, from the exons atGATCAAATCTATCTTGATAAG gactctatctaaggaaaccTTCAAGACATGGATGCTAATCTATAAAAGGAG ACTGAAGAAttccattgaagaatttgaagattctgaagcaaggtttgcaatcATCGTTGTTTCATGTCCCCGTgctgccgttcgtgttgaagacatcataGACAATACTGTGgaaactgtgttgttgaagatctttactatgtcttcaaatttaggctacCGGAGTTGCATCTATTGTCTTTACTCTGATttgtttaggatgcaa GTTAGTTTTGGATACTCCGTATACAAGTGCAATTCGTCCACCTATTTTGGATGGGACAAATTACGGGCCTTGAAAACTGAAGATGAGCAT GATGCTTGGAAGAAACTACAAACACACTGTGAAGGCTCGGCAAGTGTCAAGAAGACAAGGATGCGTctcataacttcaaaatttgagaaaatgagAATGGAGGAATCAGAGACCATCATGGAATATAATGGAAGATTGAAGAGCCTTGAAAATGAAGCATTTATTCTTGGTGATCCTATTTCGAACGAGAGACTTGTATCCAAGGTGCTTCGTTCTGTCCCCAAAAGATTTCACACCAAGGTTTGTGCTATAGATGAATCTAAAGATATTTCtataatgggtttggatgagttGATAAGTTCTCTTCGCACATATGAAATGGAGATGGAAGCCGAATATGACACGAAAGGTAAGTTTATTGCTTTTCAA GAAGTAAAGGATTCTGATCTTGCGGAAAATTCTATTGCCTTGATCTCGAAGAAATTtactgattatctcaaggtaatgaaaaaaaaaaagaaggatgTGAAAAGTGCACAACGTTCGAAATTTCCTAGACTGCCTACTTCAGAGAAGCCTCAAAAACCTGCTGCTACCCGAGGACCTcgtcaaaggtatgaag GTATGAATGTTTCTCTGAGTGATGATGAttctgaagaagaacaagaaaag attaatCCACTTGATGTtggctccggtgttgcaacacctggaCGCAACACAGTTCAAAAATCTGTTTGTTTTGTTGCTTCTAACCTTGATAATTCTAGTGATCATGAAGAACAGGTAGCTGATGCTTATACTCTGGAAG ATGCTGTGGCTAGATTGGAGGTTCTCATGAGTAAGAAAGACCTGGAATTAGGGTTGTTGAATTCGGAACTTGAAAGAGAAAAAACAACACCtaataaatttaattccagTTCAAGCAAACTTGATTCTCTTTCGACTATGGGTAATAATGATAATTTTGGTCTTAGTTttaaagaaagtgtttttgaaactgatgaatctttCAAAACACCAAtgtttgtgaaggaaggtaGTGATTCCTTGAACCATCCTTCAACTTCTTCTAAAG GAAATTGGTACTTTGACAGTGGAATCTCTCGGCACATGACAGgtttgaaagatcacctcacgGACTACATCGAACAAAATGAAG GTACAAGATCAGTTGATAATTGCTACCAACTTGGTGAGGAATTGACATGTAGACACTCAAAGGTTGATGAGTTTAGTCTATGGCACCAAAAGCTTGaacatgtgaatttcaagatTGTAAAGAATTTGTGTAAGTTTGAAGCTGTCAGAGGTCTTCCAAATCTAAAGTCTGGTGTTCCATATGTTTGCggtgcatgccaaaaaggtaagcaaacccgTGTGTCACACCCCATattacaacactgtgggacaatacggtgtcttgaacttttgcaTATGGTTTTAATGGGTCCTATGGAAGTTGAAAGTTATAGAGGTAAGAAGTATTCTttggtatgtgttgatgatttttctcggTTTACATGGGTAAGATTTCTTAGAGAAAAGTCAGACACTTTTGATGTTTTCAATAAACTGTTCAACAAGAGTACTAATCTTCATGCTTTGACTGTTGCAAGGATTCGAACTGATCATTGgaaggaatttgagaactcatctttttcttctttgtgtgataagaagggcATCTCACAAGAGTTCTCTGCCCAaaaaactcctcaacagaatggaATTGTCGAAAGGAAGAATATGATGTtgcaggagatggctagggtgatgatgagctcaaaaaatatctccaagaGATTTTGGGCAAAAGCATTGAACACAACTTGCTATATTTCTAATCGTGTCTATTTGAGAAGTGGCTCTTCGATGACTTCCTATGAAatcctcatgggaaagaggccaaatctcaattattttcatatttttggctGTGTGTGCTATGTTTTAAATGGTAAAAATCACCTAGCAAAATTTGATTTCAAAAGTGATAAAT atctcaaaaaaaaaactgCTGAAGATAATATTGAAGGCTTGCTGGAAATTCTTCACGAAGAACATAGTGTTGTTCCGGATGTTTCCacaccaaacacaacactgGTGCCTCCAAAAACTGTTCACGAAGAAAATTCTCAAAACAATGAGGAAACTGAGGTATCTACTGAAAAATACGTTCCAAGCAAGATACAAAAGAATCATCCATCATCACAGATTATTGGAGATGTTCATGGAACAAGGCAAACCCGAGCTAAGGACAAAGTTGACTACCGCAAGATGGTtga CTTTGATCCACAAGACATCCGAAGCGAGATGGGGCATAAAGAACCCGATGTTGCtgccggtgttacaacaccgAAAAACCCATCTTCTGATCCTTCTCTGCCGCTTGTTTCAGTTCCCATGGAACCCGTTCCACTTGCTGTTCTCATGCCGGGTGACCCTGGGAACGCCATTGATTTGGAGAATCCCTCGGATTTCTCCGTTTGA